Genomic window (Alteromonas pelagimontana):
GCGCGTAGAGTAAATGGCTTTTGCCTCGCCCTTCGCTACCGACCATCGTTACCAGGGGCAACCGCGAAACCACCAGCGAACGCAGGGCTTGCGCTTCCTGCCATGCAGGGCTGGCATCCGCTATGGCTTGCAGCAACCCGACCAGTTCTTCATTCGTCCCTTTCGCAAAGCTGGTGAAGGTTTCATCAGTGGGTAAAGTGACGGGCAACGGTAGTTGCATCGCTATTCGTTCCAGTAAAAATTCAATCCTTCAACAGGTTGGCCGAAGGCATCCCTGACAGGTTGTAACCGGGAATCTAACGATAACGAATTTCGAAAATCGTCAACAGAGCCCAGCAGCGAGACTTCGAAGCTAGCAACAGAATTTTTCTGTTCAGATAAGATGGCATTACCGACTACGCTTAAATTATTTAAGTAACGCTGAGCATGCACATATTTTGCGAGACTGTTAAGGTTAGCCACAGAAATAGTCAGCCTGGTAGTGGCACCCTTTTCGGTACCCGGTGTAATGGCAAATTGCGTCGCCAGAAAATCGGCATAAACGTCAATGAATTGCGTTGACAGCACTTGCGGATCGTCGCCGTAGATAGTGCCAAACTGTACTCTTTCACCCGTAATGACTACCCAGTCCAGCGCAAACTCGCCTTCACCAGACTGAGTGGCAATAGAGTGTAATTCTTGTTGATTAATTTCCGGGGCGTTTTCGGCAGAAGAATCCGCAGCCGCCGGTACCGATTTCTGCGTGAAGTCCTGTAAAAACTGATCGGCATTTTCCAACGCTCTTGCGGTACGGGCTTCTCTGCTTTCTTCGCTCAGAGAATCCGCTACCTTATCGGCGGTAGCTGTATACACACGCGCCCCAATAACATAATCAACACCATAACGCTTAGACGCTTGCGTTAACGTGCTGGCAAACCTGCCCCATATATCATAAATAGAAATAGCGTTGTTGTCGTCCAGATCCATTAAGGGGAAATTTAACGGGATACCACGACGCTTAGCAGTGTCTTGAACCGCTCGTCTTACGCCGTTGGAATTTGCTTCATCGATGATTTGACGGTTGCCGTGCTCATCTTCAATAGCTAGCCAAAATATTGTGTCAGGTCGACGGTTTCCCCAAACGGGAAGTTGCTGTTCCCGAAGTAAAGACACCACGGCCTGGCGATCAAACTCGGCTATATAAATAAGGGAACTTCCGTTGTCTTCGAAGCGGTAGGAACGCAAATATTGGGTAGCGGAACGTAAGGCAGATTTAACTGCCGAATTATTCAGTACCTCGTTGCTACCTGAAGTTTTGACAAAAACAGCGCCTAATGCTGATTTTACCGCTTTATTTTGCGTCGCTTGTGATTGATTCTCAACTTTCACCCGTGCAACGTTGGCCTCTATAACGCTACTGGCAAAAGCCGGCTGGCACAAAGCACTCTCGAGAAAAAGGAAAAAGAGAGAAAAGGTCAGAAGGTGTAGCGCAGGCTGCTTAACATAGCTCATCAAGTTACGTTGTCGCTCCGTGATCACGATAAAATACAGACGATAAAAAAGAGCAGCCATTGTCTGTCATTTATAAAATTTTTTCATCTTTAATTTCACGAAAACTTTGCCTGCGGTTGTAATACTAATCCACCTTGATGCGTAGGGCATAGATTGTCGATTGGACTTGCGTCCACTTGCTGGTAGAATCCGCGTTTTTCCATCCTTAGCATCAGGGCCCCACCGTGAGCGAGAATAAAACTTCGTTAAGTTATAAAGATGCTGGTGTAGACATTGACGCCGGTAATCAGCTTGTTGAACGCATTAAATCAGTAACCAAGCGTACCCATCGCCCGGAAGTAAAAGGCGGTCTGGGCGGGTTTGGAGCGCTGTGTGAAATTCCAGCGAAATACAAGCGTCCGCTGCTGGTATCCGGCACCGACGGTGTGGGAACAAAACTTCGTGTTGCCATGGATGCCAACGAGCATCATGGCGTTGGTATCGATCTGGTTGCCATGTGTGTAAACGATTTAATAGTACAGGGTGCTGAACCCCTGTTTTTCCTTGATTACTACGCTACCGGCAAACTTGATGTAGACACTGCTGCGACTGTGGTTGCGGGAATTGGAGAAGGCTGTGAGTTAGCCGGCTGTGCATTAATTGGCGGCGAAACAGCCGAAATGCCTGGCATGTATCACGGTGGAGATTATGATATCGCCGGGTTCTGCGTCGGCGTGGTAGAGGCGGATAACGTCATTGATGGCAGCCAGGTTAAGCCTGGGCAAAAGCTGATTGCGCTAGGCTCATCCGGTCCCCACTCTAACGGTTATTCACTGGTGCGGAAAATTATTGAAGTGAGCGGTGCAGATCTGGAAAGTGATCTTGAAGGTAAATCTTTGAAATCTCATTTACTTGCGCCCACACGTATCTATGTGAAATCGGTTCTGGCGCTTCTGGATAAAGTCAATGTAAGCGCCATTTCTCATATTACCGGCGGCGGCTTCTGGGAAAACATCCCCCGTGTTCTTCCCGCCGATGCGAAAGTAGTAATTGATGAGAGCAGTTGGGCATGGCCTGCCATTTTTAACTGGTTACAAACTCAAGGCAACGTAACCCGTCATGAAATGTATCGCACGTTTAACTGCGGCGTAGGTCTGGTAATAGTAGTGGATGAAAGTGACGTTGAAGCATCAATAGAAATGCTGCAGTCTCACGGCGAGAATGCCTGGCTAATCGGCCATATTGAAGCTAAAGACGGCGATAGTCAGGTTGAGATAAACTGATCGATGACTGCTGTAACTAAACTTTGTGTATTGATTTCGGGAAATGGCTCAAATCTGCAGGCCATTATTGATGCGATTGCTCTGGGCCGGTTAGAGGCTGAGGTGGTGTGCGTCATTGCAAACCGGCCGAATGCCTACGGGCTCGAGCGCGCCAGGAATGCTGGTATTCCTGCAGTTTGTCTTGATCATAAAAACATTGCCGACCGACAAATATACGATGAGCAGCTACAACAGCATATTGAACAGTATGCGCCGGACTGCGTAGTGCTCGCCGGATTTATGCGCATTCTTACAGAGAAATTTGTGCATCATTTTGCTGGAAGGCTGCTGAATATTCATCCCTCCCTGTTACCAAAATATAAAGGGCTACATACTCATCAGCGCGCCATTGACAACGGGGATGAAGAACACGGCGTGAGCGTTCACTTTGTGACACCCGAACTTGATGGCGGACCTGTCATTGTCCAGTGTCGGGTACCGATTTTTCCTGGCGATACTGCAGAAGAACTTGCCAGTAGAGTGCAAGAACAGGAACGCGGTATCTATCCTTTAGTGCTACAATGGTTTGCAAAAGGTCGTCTGACCATGCAGGGTAATAAGGCGGTACTGGATAATGAATTGCTTCCGGTTTCAGGATATGCAAACGATTAGATCACGCTTTGCCGGAGCATGTATTGCTCTGGCAATATCTTCCATGTCAGCACATGCTGACGAAAAAGCAGATCGTCTCCCACTGGTTCCTTTTCATGCCACCTATACAGCGTATAAATGGCAGGATGATGTAGGTAAAGCAGAGCTAAAACTGGAAAAGCTTGCCAAGGCGCAGTATTCCTTAACCTATTCTTCGGATGTCTCAAAGTTTTTTCTCTCAGACGAACGTTTTGAACACTCTATCTTTAACGTGATCGATGGCGAACTAATACCTGATCAGTACTATTACAGCCGCACCGGAACCGGATCAGACAAACACCTTCAGATTGATTTTCAACCTGCCCCCTCGCCTAAAATTGTAATAGACAAACAGAAGAAGCTACCCTGGCACGCTGAAACGGATAACCAGCTTTACCGAATTGATCTTCCCCGGCAGCTCGCCGCAGGCGAAGAAAACGTCGA
Coding sequences:
- the purM gene encoding phosphoribosylformylglycinamidine cyclo-ligase; its protein translation is MSENKTSLSYKDAGVDIDAGNQLVERIKSVTKRTHRPEVKGGLGGFGALCEIPAKYKRPLLVSGTDGVGTKLRVAMDANEHHGVGIDLVAMCVNDLIVQGAEPLFFLDYYATGKLDVDTAATVVAGIGEGCELAGCALIGGETAEMPGMYHGGDYDIAGFCVGVVEADNVIDGSQVKPGQKLIALGSSGPHSNGYSLVRKIIEVSGADLESDLEGKSLKSHLLAPTRIYVKSVLALLDKVNVSAISHITGGGFWENIPRVLPADAKVVIDESSWAWPAIFNWLQTQGNVTRHEMYRTFNCGVGLVIVVDESDVEASIEMLQSHGENAWLIGHIEAKDGDSQVEIN
- a CDS encoding DUF3108 domain-containing protein, with product MQTIRSRFAGACIALAISSMSAHADEKADRLPLVPFHATYTAYKWQDDVGKAELKLEKLAKAQYSLTYSSDVSKFFLSDERFEHSIFNVIDGELIPDQYYYSRTGTGSDKHLQIDFQPAPSPKIVIDKQKKLPWHAETDNQLYRIDLPRQLAAGEENVEYHFINYRGQLKTYGIEILGRETLSLPYGELKTIKVKLIRQSQSRVTFAWFAPSLDYNLVRLQQFKDGDEQGEIRLQSYRHL
- a CDS encoding DUF2066 domain-containing protein, translating into MAALFYRLYFIVITERQRNLMSYVKQPALHLLTFSLFFLFLESALCQPAFASSVIEANVARVKVENQSQATQNKAVKSALGAVFVKTSGSNEVLNNSAVKSALRSATQYLRSYRFEDNGSSLIYIAEFDRQAVVSLLREQQLPVWGNRRPDTIFWLAIEDEHGNRQIIDEANSNGVRRAVQDTAKRRGIPLNFPLMDLDDNNAISIYDIWGRFASTLTQASKRYGVDYVIGARVYTATADKVADSLSEESREARTARALENADQFLQDFTQKSVPAAADSSAENAPEINQQELHSIATQSGEGEFALDWVVITGERVQFGTIYGDDPQVLSTQFIDVYADFLATQFAITPGTEKGATTRLTISVANLNSLAKYVHAQRYLNNLSVVGNAILSEQKNSVASFEVSLLGSVDDFRNSLSLDSRLQPVRDAFGQPVEGLNFYWNE
- the purN gene encoding phosphoribosylglycinamide formyltransferase — encoded protein: MTAVTKLCVLISGNGSNLQAIIDAIALGRLEAEVVCVIANRPNAYGLERARNAGIPAVCLDHKNIADRQIYDEQLQQHIEQYAPDCVVLAGFMRILTEKFVHHFAGRLLNIHPSLLPKYKGLHTHQRAIDNGDEEHGVSVHFVTPELDGGPVIVQCRVPIFPGDTAEELASRVQEQERGIYPLVLQWFAKGRLTMQGNKAVLDNELLPVSGYAND